The DNA segment CCACTTTTGGGAGATTCAAGCAAATTAAACCGTGTAGTATGGATATCGACGGTAGTTGTGACGGGAAATTGTACGTCAATATGTAGAGTTATCTCTGCCGAAGATTGAAGTACGGTGGATTCCTGGTCACGAATCGTGACACAACTTACCAGACGGAAGTTCGTGGCCGCGTCCGGCGTCGCGGGCAGCGCCGCACTCGCGGGGTGTACCGGCGGCGACTCGTCCGATGGCGACTACACGATCGAGATCGGAACGTTACTCCCGGAGTCGGGACAGCTCTCGGGGATCGGAACGACGATGGTCGACGCGGCCGACCTCGCGTTTAGTACGGTCGACGATGGCGCCGACTCCCTCGGCGTCGACGCGACGCTCGGAGACTCCCAGTCGACGCCAGAGGACGGAATCAGCACGGCCAACAACCTCGCCAACAGCGGGGTTCCCGCCGTCGTCGGCGGCGCGTCGACGAACGTCCACATCTCCGCGGCCGAACAGGTGTTCATCCCGAACGGTATGTGCGCGTGTAGTCCGTCGGCGACGGCCGTCTCCATCACGCAGATGGCCGACGACGACCTGCTCTTTCGGACGACGCCCAGCGACGCGCTGCAGGGGCAGGTGATGGCGGAGTACGCGACCGAGGAGATGGGTGCACAGACGGCAGCGGTCCTGCACGTCAACGACGACTACGGATCGGCGCTCTCCGGCGCGTTCGTCTCGGCCTTCGAGGAGGCCGGTGGAACCGTCCAGCAGGAGGTGTCCTACGAGACGGCGGCGACGTCCTACACGTCGCGGATCGAGTCCGCGGTCCAGGACGATCCCGACCTGCTCAGCGTGATCGGCTACGCGGAGAGCGGCATCCAGCTGTTCAGGGACTACTACGCACAGTACTCTGCGAGTCGTGACATCATGACCGTCGACGGGTTGAACACGGCGCGGATCCCAAACGAAGTCGGCCGCGAGATGGACAACGTCGTCGGAACGGCACCGATGGCACAGGGCCCCGGCCGAGACGCGTTCACGTCGATGTACCAGGAGGAGTTCGACGCCGAACCCGGACCGTTCAACGGTGCGACGTTCGACGCCGCGGCCGTCCTGATGCTCGCAAACGCGGCCGCTGGTGAGAACGACGGCGCGGCGATCAGCGAGCAGATGCGGGCCGTCACGTCCGAGGGCGAGCTGACCGTCAGCCCCGACAATATCGCCGAAGGCGTCGAAGCCGCGTACAACGGCGACGACGTCGGGTACCAGGGGGCCTCGAGTCAGGTCAGTTTCGACGACAACGGCGACCTGGTCACCGGTACCTACGAGGTCTGGGCGTACGCACCCGACACCGAACGCGGGATCGAAACCATCGAGACGTTCACGGTGTAACACCGCTTTCGACGACGGCACTCTTCGTTTTCGCAGGCGAACGACCTCGAGACGTCTCCTCGTTTCTCACCCCGAACCACCCCCGTCGTGGGCACCCGGACCCCATCGATGTGAGGGGTTCCCAGGAACCCCTCCGCGTGAAGAGAATCATCCGGACGACGGCGGTCGTACCGACAGTGGACCAGATGGCGACAGTGAGACGGACGACGACGGTCGGTCCAAAAGTGGACAAGATGGCGACGGTCGTACCGTGACCGTACCCGGCCGGTGCCGGTCCCGGACTGGATCGTCGCTGCAGGTCACCCGCCGAGGAAGTCCTGGCGCACCTGCTCGTCGTCGAGTAGTTCCCGACCGGGACCCTCGTGGTAGTTCTTCCCCTGCGCGAGGACGTACCCCCTGTCGCACCGGCGCAACGCCTCTTTCGCGTTCTGTTCGACCATCAGAATAGCCGTCCCGCCGTCGTTGATCTCGTCGATCTTGTCGAACATCTCGTCGACCAGGTCGGGGGCGAGTCCCGCGGACGGTTCGTCGAGCAACAGCAGTTGCGGGTCGAGCATGAGCGCCTGACCCATGGCGACCATCTGGCGCTGGCCGCCACTCATCGTCCCGACCGTCTGGTCGGTTCGCTCCCGAAGCACGGGGAACCGATCGTACACAGCGTCGAAGCGTTCCTGCGGGATCTCGTCTAAGATGTACCCGCCCATCTCCAGGTTCTCCTGGACGGTCATCGACTCGAACACGTTTCCGTTCTGCGGGACGTACGAGAGCCCGTGGCGGATGACGTCCGACTGTTGGACCCCGGTGATGTCGACGTCGTCGAACTGAACGGAGCCACCCATCACGTCCGCGACGGAACAGATGGCCTTCATCGCTGTCGACTTCCCGGCGCCGTTCGGCCCCACGATGGTGACGTACTCGCCCGCGTCGACGGTGAGGTCGATCGACTGGAGGATCTGGAGGTCGCCGTACCCCGCGTCGAGGTCGGAGACCGAGAGGAGGCTCATTGTGCCGCCTCACCCCCGAGGTACGCGTCGATGACCCGTTCGTCGTCGCGTACGGTCTCGGGCGCTCCCTCCGCGAGTAACTGTCCTTGATGCATGACGAGGACGCGGACGCAGTTGTTCATGATGAGGTCGATGTCGTGTTCGACGATGAGGAACGTGTACCCCTGATCCGTCAGCGCGTGCAGTCGATCGAGCAGTCGCTCCTCCAGCGTCGGATTCACGCCGGCGAACGGCTCGTCTAACAGGAGCATGTCCGGGTCGGCCATCAGGGCGCGAGCCAGTTCGAGGAGCTTTCGTTGCCCGCCGGAGAGCGTCCCCGCGTACTCGTGGGCGACGTGCTCGATGTCGAAGAACTCGAGCGTCTCCCAGGCCTGTTCGAGGATCGCTTCTTCCTCTGTGCGGACGTTCTCGCGCAACCCCGGCGTCACGGCGTGGATCGCCGACTCCGTTTGTTCTTTCGAACTGACCATCATGTTTTCGAGGACCGTCATCTCGCGGAGCTCCCGCGCGATCTGGAAGGTTCGCACCAGTCCCGTTCGCGCCACCCGGTGGGTCGGCAGTCCCGTGACGTCCTGCCCATCGAAGACCACGCTCCCTGCGTCCGGTTCGATGAGGTTCGTGATACAGTTGAACGTCGTCGACTTGCCGGCGCCGTTGGGACCGATGAGACCGGTCATCTCGCCGGCCTGCACGTCGAACGAGACGCCGTCGACCGCCGTGATCCCGTCGAACGTCTTTTCGAGACCGGTGACGGAGAGCTTCGGATCGGTGACCGCCTCGCCCGAGCTGGACCGCTCAGTCATCGGACGGCACCTCCGATCCCGGTCCCTCGGAGTCCGACGTGGGTCGAGGTTTCGTCAGGTCGAGGGTCGACGCCGGTTCCTTGCGATGACCCATCAACCCCTTCGGCCGTTGCTGGACGATGACGATCAGGACGAATCCGAGGACGACGAACTGTAACGCGGCGAGCTGGTCGAAGACGTACGAGACGAGCGGGAACGGATCGCCGCCGCCGAGGGCACCGACGGCCTCGCCGATGCTCGCCGGTGCCCGGGGGACGTCGACCGTGTTCTGAATGACGCTTCGCAGGAAGCGTGGCCCCTCCTGTAACAGGCTGACGAACAACGCCGCTCCGAGGACCGTCCCCGTGTTCGAGCCGGTACCGCCGATGATGACGACGATCCAGACGAACACCGTCAGTTCGATGAGGTACGTATCGGGCGTCGTCAGGCCCCTGGAGCCCTGCCAGAAGATCGCCGCGAGCCCGAGCAACCCGCAGCCGATGACGAACGACTTCGCTTTCATCAGTTGCGTGTTCTTGCCGAGCGCCCGGGTGGTCTCCTCGTCCTCGCGGATCGCCCGGAGCGTCCGACCGAACGGCGAGTTTCCGAGCCGCTGTATCAGGAAGTACACCAGTATCAACAGCCCGACGACGAGGACGGTGTACGTCAGGTTGACGGCGACCGGCCGCTCGATACCGACAGAGGCGAACGCGGCGATGATACCGTCGGAGATGCCGTCCAGCGCCGCGACGCCGAAGCCGGTCTCGTAGAAGGTGCGAACGAGTTTCGACGGGTCGCCGGCGAGGTTGAGTCCGCTGTTGCCGCCGGTCCCCATCGTCGCACCGCCGACCGTGAACTCCGTCAACGTACTCGATGAGAACGAGAGACGGATGATCTCGGAGAAGCCGAGCGTCACGATGGCCAGGTAGTCCGCCTTGAGGCGAAGTGCCGGGAGCGAGATGAGCAACCCGGCGACGGCGGCGGCCAGGATACCCAGTCCGATCCCGATCGGCACCGGCAGCCCGAGGCCCGGGACGGCGGACGCCGATTCCGGGTCGACGGGGGCCGTCGCGATTCCCATGGCGTACACGCCGATCGCCATGAACCCCGCGATCCCCACGTTGAACAGCCCCGTGTACCCCCACTGGAGGTTCAGGGCCAGGCCGGCCATCGCGAAGACGGC comes from the Halovivax cerinus genome and includes:
- a CDS encoding ABC transporter substrate-binding protein yields the protein MTQLTRRKFVAASGVAGSAALAGCTGGDSSDGDYTIEIGTLLPESGQLSGIGTTMVDAADLAFSTVDDGADSLGVDATLGDSQSTPEDGISTANNLANSGVPAVVGGASTNVHISAAEQVFIPNGMCACSPSATAVSITQMADDDLLFRTTPSDALQGQVMAEYATEEMGAQTAAVLHVNDDYGSALSGAFVSAFEEAGGTVQQEVSYETAATSYTSRIESAVQDDPDLLSVIGYAESGIQLFRDYYAQYSASRDIMTVDGLNTARIPNEVGREMDNVVGTAPMAQGPGRDAFTSMYQEEFDAEPGPFNGATFDAAAVLMLANAAAGENDGAAISEQMRAVTSEGELTVSPDNIAEGVEAAYNGDDVGYQGASSQVSFDDNGDLVTGTYEVWAYAPDTERGIETIETFTV
- a CDS encoding ABC transporter ATP-binding protein; its protein translation is MSLLSVSDLDAGYGDLQILQSIDLTVDAGEYVTIVGPNGAGKSTAMKAICSVADVMGGSVQFDDVDITGVQQSDVIRHGLSYVPQNGNVFESMTVQENLEMGGYILDEIPQERFDAVYDRFPVLRERTDQTVGTMSGGQRQMVAMGQALMLDPQLLLLDEPSAGLAPDLVDEMFDKIDEINDGGTAILMVEQNAKEALRRCDRGYVLAQGKNYHEGPGRELLDDEQVRQDFLGG
- a CDS encoding ABC transporter ATP-binding protein; the protein is MTERSSSGEAVTDPKLSVTGLEKTFDGITAVDGVSFDVQAGEMTGLIGPNGAGKSTTFNCITNLIEPDAGSVVFDGQDVTGLPTHRVARTGLVRTFQIARELREMTVLENMMVSSKEQTESAIHAVTPGLRENVRTEEEAILEQAWETLEFFDIEHVAHEYAGTLSGGQRKLLELARALMADPDMLLLDEPFAGVNPTLEERLLDRLHALTDQGYTFLIVEHDIDLIMNNCVRVLVMHQGQLLAEGAPETVRDDERVIDAYLGGEAAQ
- a CDS encoding branched-chain amino acid ABC transporter permease, which encodes MSRLDPIVDGVRERLTDDSRSDASIIVGTMLAVYALYLLFGLGMGFNFNGQINALQRITFLTAVFAMAGLALNLQWGYTGLFNVGIAGFMAIGVYAMGIATAPVDPESASAVPGLGLPVPIGIGLGILAAAVAGLLISLPALRLKADYLAIVTLGFSEIIRLSFSSSTLTEFTVGGATMGTGGNSGLNLAGDPSKLVRTFYETGFGVAALDGISDGIIAAFASVGIERPVAVNLTYTVLVVGLLILVYFLIQRLGNSPFGRTLRAIREDEETTRALGKNTQLMKAKSFVIGCGLLGLAAIFWQGSRGLTTPDTYLIELTVFVWIVVIIGGTGSNTGTVLGAALFVSLLQEGPRFLRSVIQNTVDVPRAPASIGEAVGALGGGDPFPLVSYVFDQLAALQFVVLGFVLIVIVQQRPKGLMGHRKEPASTLDLTKPRPTSDSEGPGSEVPSDD